In Candidatus Aegiribacteria sp., a genomic segment contains:
- a CDS encoding GntR family transcriptional regulator — PSIRELATTLRINPNTVAKAYNHLETDGFVTSRKGLGYFVIAGRKNLQNDREIIFTDLTDEFISRLTELGFASEEIVKGLSDRLRGEIEHDQIK; from the coding sequence CCTTCCATAAGGGAGCTTGCTACAACTCTCAGGATTAACCCGAACACAGTTGCCAAAGCTTACAATCATCTGGAAACGGATGGATTCGTAACTTCACGAAAAGGTCTCGGGTATTTTGTCATTGCAGGCAGGAAAAATCTTCAAAACGACCGGGAGATTATTTTCACTGATCTTACCGATGAATTCATTTCAAGATTAACAGAACTTGGTTTCGCTTCAGAGGAGATTGTCAAAGGTCTTTCTGACAGGTTGAGAGGAGAGATCGAACATGATCAGATTAAGTAA
- a CDS encoding ATP-binding cassette domain-containing protein, translated as MIRLSNLSFAYGSKKVLEDFSLELSAGETVMITGPNGVGKSTILRLLAGVLKPVSGEIDHGLTEGTDPRLKTAFLPDSLSIYRSMTPAQAAEFHAGFYRTEPSDLELALKAGIDVNL; from the coding sequence ATGATCAGATTAAGTAATCTGTCATTTGCCTACGGCTCGAAGAAGGTGCTTGAGGATTTCAGTCTGGAGCTTTCGGCAGGAGAGACCGTAATGATTACCGGCCCCAACGGGGTTGGCAAGAGTACCATACTAAGACTTCTTGCAGGAGTACTGAAACCAGTGTCAGGTGAAATTGATCATGGATTAACGGAAGGAACTGACCCCCGGCTGAAAACAGCTTTCCTGCCGGACAGTCTCAGCATCTACAGAAGCATGACTCCAGCTCAGGCAGCTGAATTCCATGCCGGATTCTACAGGACGGAACCATCCGATCTTGAACTCGCGCTGAAAGCGGGAATTGATGTCAATCTTTAG
- a CDS encoding ABC transporter ATP-binding protein, whose amino-acid sequence MLVHLSLILSTDPELILIDEVLHSVDPYLRDIVFRQLISVMEKRNPIVVMVNLNFHDIENLVDRVIFLGRDGIRLDESVDGLKLKTRRVIAEEISSEYSVLFTENVMGKMHHIVYPFDEQAEGTNFESIQKMDLTEIMTAFMGGEYSVS is encoded by the coding sequence GTGCTTGTTCATCTTTCTCTGATACTATCCACCGATCCAGAACTGATACTGATTGACGAGGTTCTTCATTCAGTCGATCCGTATCTCCGTGATATTGTTTTCCGTCAGTTGATATCAGTGATGGAGAAGAGGAATCCGATCGTTGTAATGGTGAATCTCAACTTTCATGACATCGAGAATCTTGTGGACCGAGTAATATTCCTGGGCCGTGATGGAATCAGATTAGATGAATCCGTGGACGGTCTGAAATTAAAAACAAGAAGAGTAATCGCAGAAGAAATCTCATCGGAGTATTCAGTGCTGTTTACAGAGAACGTCATGGGAAAGATGCATCATATCGTTTATCCATTTGATGAACAGGCTGAGGGTACAAATTTCGAGAGTATTCAGAAAATGGATCTCACTGAAATAATGACCGCCTTTATGGGAGGCGAGTACAGTGTTTCTTAA